CGATGAGCTCACTCATGTAATTTCTAAGTTTTGGATAGGTTTTATAATAAGTGTCTATTAACTCCTTGGCTTCCGCTCGGGAAAGATCGGTTTGGTTGCTCAGCCCAAATGCAGAAACCCCGTAAATAATACCAAAGTTGACGGTCTTGGCATTACTACGTTGCTCTCTTGTAACCTCTTCTATTGGAATATTAAAAACCTTAGAAGCGGTTGAAGCGTGGATATCTTCGCCATTCTTAAAGGCTTCAATCATCGTATCTTCTTCACTCAACGCAGCAATTATCCGTAGTTCTATTTGTGAATAATCTGCTGCGAGCAGAATGTAGTTTTCATTCCTTGGAATAAAAGCCTTTCGGACTTGTCTTCCCCTTTCTGTCCTGATTGGAATGTTCTGTAAATTGGGATTATTACTACTTAACCTACCTGTGGCGGCAACAGTTTGCATATAATCCGTATGCACCCTTCCAGTAAAAGGTTCTACTTGTTCAGGAAGGGCATCTACATAAGTGCTTTTAAGTTTTGAAAGTCCCCGATATTCCAAAACGTTTTGAATAATTTTATGGTCCTTGGCCAAAGAGGACAGAACATCCTCTGCAGTAGAATACTGACCTGTTTTTGTTTTTTTCGGTTTATCCACCAATTTCATTTTATCGAAAAGAATCTCTCCCAATTGTTTTGGTGATCCTATATTGAATTCTTCCCCGGCATCCTCATAAATCTTTTTTTCAAGCGCTGTGATATCATTGTTTAAATCCTCGGAAAGAGAATGCAAAAACTCCTGGTCAAGATTGATGCCTTCCAATTCCATATCCGCTAACACATGCAATAATGGAATTTCAATATCATTAAAAAGCCCATCGGTCTTTGCTTCTACCAATTCCGGCCTAAAGTGTTGTGCCAATTGAAAAGTGATGTCCGCGTCCTCCACCGCATATTCGGTTTGTTTTTCCAAAGGAACGTCACGCATGTTCATCTGGTTTTTACCTTTCTTACCAATAAGTTCCGTGATGGAAACGGGCGTGTAGTTGAGGTAGGTTTCAGATAGTACATCCATATTATGCCGCATATCCGGATTTATTAAATAATGGGCCAACATGGTATCAAAGAATTTGCCTTTTACCTGGATGTTATACTTATGAAGTACCTTAAGGTCATACTTTAAATTCTGACCTATTTTTTCAATGGATTCGGATTCAAAGAAGGGTCTTAATTCCTCTATGAGTTTTTGGGCATCATTCTTTTCCTCGGGAAAAGGAATGTAAAATCCTTTCGTTGGCTCCCATGAAAAAGCGATTCCGACCAATTCTGCGGTTAGCGGATTTAGGCCTGTGGTCTCGGTATCAAAACAAACCGAGGTCTGTTTCATCAAATTCTGCAAAAATAGTTTCATGGCCATTCCCGGTGCCACACTTTGATATACATGTGGAACATCGTCAATGGTGTTTCTGCTGTTCACGTCTTTGATGGTCGCCGGTGCCGCGCCATCTCCCCCAAATAGGGAAAATTGGCCGCTACCTGCGGATGCCGATTGCTTTTTGGCTGTTTCTGTACTTGTTACTTGGGTTTGGGTTTCGGCTATCTCCCCGGAAAAAATCTTGATGAATTGGTCCTTAAGTCTTCGAAATTCGAGTTCCTCGAACAGTTCCTGAACCTTCTCGCTATCCGGAACGGAAAGCTCATAGTCCTTGGCGTTAAAAGTTACATCACAATCTACACAGATGGTGGCCAATTTTTTGGAGAGCAGTCCCAGTTCCTTATTTTCTTCCACCTTCTCCTTCATCTTTCCCTTTAGTTTATCGGTATTGGCCAAAAGACCTTCCATTGAACCAAATTCCTGAATGAATTTTTTAGCGGTTTTATCACCTACGCCGGGAAGCCCCGGAATATTATCACTGGCATCGCCCATCATGCCTAGGTAGTCGATTACTTGTTCCGGACGTTCCACACCAAACCGTTTCTGTACCTCGGGAATACCCCAAATTTCGATACCGTTACCCATGCGGGCGGGACGGTACATGAATATATTTTCTGAAACCAACTGACCAAAATCCTTATCCGGGGTGACCATAAAAACCTTATAATCTTCTTTTTCAGCTTGCTTGGCCAATGTTCCTATAATATCATCCGCTTCCCAGCCCTCCAGAACGACGGATGGAATGTGCATGGCTTTTAGAATATCTTGTATGTACGGAATGGCAATCTGAATAGCATCCGGGGTCTCGTCCCTGTTCGCTTTGTATTCAGCAAACATTTCTGTCCTTTCCGCACTTCCACCTTTATCAAAACATACAGCCAAATGGTCCGGTTTTTCACGCTTGATGACATCAAAAAGGGAATTCATAAAGCCCATGATGGCAGAGGTGTCCATACCCTTTGAATTGATTCTCGGATTTTTGATTAAGGCGTAATACCCACGAAAAATGAGTGCATATGCATCCAGTAAAAAGAGTCTTTTTTGATTGGCCATCGTTAGAAGTTAAAAATGCGAGGTTAAAAGTACGAAATGGAAGGAGAAAACAAATAGGAAAGATTACTAAAGGGTCAGAACAAACCGTCTTGTAAGACTATTATCCTTTTATAAATCCTTTGTTGCTAATGCTGGGTTCAAGCAAATCCCATAAGTTGCCATACAGGTCCTCAAAGACTGCGACCGTTCCATAATCGTAAGATTTAGGAGGTCTAATGAAATTTATTTTTTTATTAATCATATCATTATAATCCCTTTCAAAATTATCCGTAAATAAGAATAGGAAAACTCTACCTCCAGTTTGATTCCCTATACTGCTGGCCTGTTTTTCATTTGTAGCTTTTGCCAATAACAAAGAACATTCTCTAGCGCCGGGAGGAGCAACAACCACCCATCTTTTTGCATTGTTTATTATAGTGTCTTCAATTAACTCGAAATTTAGTTTTTTGGTATAGAATTCAATTGCTTCCTCATAGTCTTTGACGACTAGAGCGATAAGCGCTAATCTTTGTTGCATAATTTTGAACGAATTAAAATTTGGTAGGAAATAATCTATGTTCCTAAAAAGCTATTGGAAGGATTATTGACATGTCCTTCTTTGGAATAGGTTCTGTAAGTAAACCCAGGCTGAATACAATAGCCCCCAGTTTCCCCTTTTTTATTGATGGCGATAAACCCGATTTGAAAATCGTTTCTACCTTCGTTTTTCGCCATTATTCTTTTTACACCTTCTACGCAAGCCTCTTGTGGTGATTTTCCTTGACGCATCAATTCTACGATTAGGAAACTACCTACGGTACGGATAACTTCTTCCCCAACCCCAGTAGCCGTAGCTCCTCCCACTTCCTTGTCCACGAAAAGACCGGCTCCTATGATCGGGGAATCTCCAACTCGCCCTGCCATTTTATAAGCCATACCACTTGTAGTACATCCGCCGGCGATATCTCCATTTTCATCAATAGCCAACATACCGATGGTATCATGGTTTTCGATATTTATGATAGGTTTGTATTTGGAAGTTTTTTTCCATTCTAACCATTCAGCCTTGGATTTTTCCGTAAGTAGGTTCACTTTTTTAAACCCTTTTTCATAGGCAAACTGCTCAGCTCCCTTTCCCACCAACATTACATGAGGCGTATCTTCCATTACTTTACGGGCCACGGAAATAGGATTGGCAATATGTTGCATGGCCAGGACGGCACCACAGTTACCATCCTTATCCATAATGCAAGCATCCAAGGTTACGTTGCCATCGCGGTCCGGTCTGCCACCTTTACCTACAGTTTGGTTATTTACGTCGTTCTCTTCAACCATTACCCCTTGTTCAATAGCATCCAAGGCAGTTCCTCCTGTACTTAAAACCTCCCATGCCCTAGCGGAGGCATTCTCAAAATTCCAAGTACAAATAACGATGGGAAGAACGGTTTTTGAATCTTGAATCGGTGCAACAGTAGTTTTTTCCCGACCACAGGATGCCAATATCGGAGCCGAAATTAGCCCTGCGGTTACGGTCGTAGAATTTTTTAGGAACTTTCTTCTTTCCATGAAAAGGTTGTTTATATTAGGGCTTTAAATATAAGTAAATGCTCGTTGAAGTCTGCGCCAATTCTTTGGAATCTGCCATTAATGCACAAAAAGCGGGAGCGGATAGAATAGAACTATGTTCGGAGCTTGCCGTTGGAGGTATAACCCCTTCGTACGGTTTGTTGAAAGCGATTAAAGATCATATATCCATACCGGTTCATGTATTGATACGTCCCAG
This sequence is a window from Maribacter aestuarii. Protein-coding genes within it:
- the polA gene encoding DNA polymerase I, yielding MANQKRLFLLDAYALIFRGYYALIKNPRINSKGMDTSAIMGFMNSLFDVIKREKPDHLAVCFDKGGSAERTEMFAEYKANRDETPDAIQIAIPYIQDILKAMHIPSVVLEGWEADDIIGTLAKQAEKEDYKVFMVTPDKDFGQLVSENIFMYRPARMGNGIEIWGIPEVQKRFGVERPEQVIDYLGMMGDASDNIPGLPGVGDKTAKKFIQEFGSMEGLLANTDKLKGKMKEKVEENKELGLLSKKLATICVDCDVTFNAKDYELSVPDSEKVQELFEELEFRRLKDQFIKIFSGEIAETQTQVTSTETAKKQSASAGSGQFSLFGGDGAAPATIKDVNSRNTIDDVPHVYQSVAPGMAMKLFLQNLMKQTSVCFDTETTGLNPLTAELVGIAFSWEPTKGFYIPFPEEKNDAQKLIEELRPFFESESIEKIGQNLKYDLKVLHKYNIQVKGKFFDTMLAHYLINPDMRHNMDVLSETYLNYTPVSITELIGKKGKNQMNMRDVPLEKQTEYAVEDADITFQLAQHFRPELVEAKTDGLFNDIEIPLLHVLADMELEGINLDQEFLHSLSEDLNNDITALEKKIYEDAGEEFNIGSPKQLGEILFDKMKLVDKPKKTKTGQYSTAEDVLSSLAKDHKIIQNVLEYRGLSKLKSTYVDALPEQVEPFTGRVHTDYMQTVAATGRLSSNNPNLQNIPIRTERGRQVRKAFIPRNENYILLAADYSQIELRIIAALSEEDTMIEAFKNGEDIHASTASKVFNIPIEEVTREQRSNAKTVNFGIIYGVSAFGLSNQTDLSRAEAKELIDTYYKTYPKLRNYMSELIDFARENGYVQTVLGRRRYLKDINGSNAVVRGAAERNAVNAPIQGSAADIIKIAMINIHRKLTEGNFKTKMLLQVHDELVFDCYKPELEEMKSLIKTEMENAYKLAVPLDVEIGIGENWLVAH
- a CDS encoding VOC family protein produces the protein MQQRLALIALVVKDYEEAIEFYTKKLNFELIEDTIINNAKRWVVVAPPGARECSLLLAKATNEKQASSIGNQTGGRVFLFLFTDNFERDYNDMINKKINFIRPPKSYDYGTVAVFEDLYGNLWDLLEPSISNKGFIKG
- a CDS encoding isoaspartyl peptidase/L-asparaginase family protein — translated: MERRKFLKNSTTVTAGLISAPILASCGREKTTVAPIQDSKTVLPIVICTWNFENASARAWEVLSTGGTALDAIEQGVMVEENDVNNQTVGKGGRPDRDGNVTLDACIMDKDGNCGAVLAMQHIANPISVARKVMEDTPHVMLVGKGAEQFAYEKGFKKVNLLTEKSKAEWLEWKKTSKYKPIINIENHDTIGMLAIDENGDIAGGCTTSGMAYKMAGRVGDSPIIGAGLFVDKEVGGATATGVGEEVIRTVGSFLIVELMRQGKSPQEACVEGVKRIMAKNEGRNDFQIGFIAINKKGETGGYCIQPGFTYRTYSKEGHVNNPSNSFLGT